From one Brevibacterium sp. 'Marine' genomic stretch:
- a CDS encoding alpha/beta fold hydrolase, which yields MVEQKNWTRGGLHFRDVTVTVPFDHFGRAGDAASAGENAVPAASGTVNLPDTIDVFARIIATEADSRKPYLVYLQGGPGVEAPRPGIAGGASGWVKRALEEFQVVMLDQRGTGRSNPIGSVDGAITGLDTVGEDPAAIAEALSFFRADSIVEDAEILRGHLGADTWSLLGQSFGGFTTLRYISAHSSALHEVYFTGGLPAIGLDPATVYGRTWEGMIRKSEQHYAAFPGDREKMRSLVELASVGDGLALPGGARATPERIRLLGHFLGASDGPEKLHYLLDLDFSSAAFRHDLAASLPFSGRNPLYAVIHESCWADGTVTNWAARRAMPDAVREDPTLLAGEHAGPESLHEDPELAPFAEVAELVAARQWPRLYDVDALRAASVRGAAAVYFDDAYVPVEYSLATAEHLSGVQPWVTNEYEHNGLRADGYRVLDRLIGLARG from the coding sequence ATGGTCGAGCAGAAGAACTGGACCCGTGGGGGACTGCACTTCCGTGACGTGACGGTCACCGTGCCCTTCGACCATTTCGGACGGGCCGGGGACGCCGCCTCGGCGGGGGAGAACGCTGTGCCGGCCGCCTCGGGGACGGTGAATCTGCCGGACACGATCGACGTGTTCGCCCGGATCATCGCCACCGAGGCGGACAGCCGGAAACCCTACCTCGTGTACCTGCAGGGCGGGCCCGGCGTGGAAGCCCCGCGCCCGGGCATCGCCGGCGGAGCCAGCGGTTGGGTGAAGCGTGCCCTCGAGGAGTTCCAGGTCGTCATGCTCGACCAGCGCGGAACCGGACGATCGAATCCGATCGGCTCGGTTGATGGGGCCATCACCGGACTGGACACGGTGGGGGAGGACCCGGCCGCGATCGCCGAGGCGCTGTCGTTCTTCCGCGCCGATTCGATCGTCGAAGACGCGGAGATCCTGCGCGGCCACCTCGGGGCGGATACCTGGTCCCTGCTGGGGCAGTCCTTCGGCGGCTTCACGACTCTGCGCTATATCTCCGCGCATTCGAGTGCCCTTCACGAGGTGTACTTCACCGGCGGTCTGCCGGCGATCGGCCTCGATCCGGCGACCGTCTACGGACGGACGTGGGAGGGCATGATCCGCAAGTCCGAGCAGCACTATGCGGCGTTCCCCGGTGACCGTGAGAAGATGCGCAGTCTCGTCGAGCTCGCGTCCGTCGGGGACGGGCTCGCCCTGCCCGGGGGTGCGCGTGCGACTCCGGAGCGGATCCGTCTGCTCGGGCACTTCCTCGGTGCCTCCGATGGTCCGGAGAAGCTGCACTATCTGCTCGACCTCGATTTCTCTTCGGCAGCGTTCCGGCACGACCTCGCCGCGTCTCTGCCGTTCTCGGGGCGCAATCCGCTCTACGCTGTCATCCATGAGTCCTGCTGGGCCGACGGCACGGTGACGAACTGGGCGGCCAGGCGGGCGATGCCCGATGCCGTCCGTGAGGATCCGACGCTGCTGGCCGGCGAACACGCCGGGCCGGAGTCGCTGCACGAAGACCCGGAACTCGCCCCCTTCGCCGAGGTGGCCGAGCTCGTCGCTGCACGTCAGTGGCCTCGTCTCTACGATGTCGACGCTCTGCGGGCCGCCTCGGTGCGCGGTGCTGCGGCAGTCTACTTCGACGACGCCTACGTGCCGGTGGAGTATTCGCTGGCCACGGCCGAGCACCTGTCCGGGGTGCAGCCGTGGGTGACGAACGAGTACGAACACAACGGCCTGCGCGCCGACGGGTACCGAGTCCTCGACCGGCTCATCGGCCTCGCCCGCGGGTGA
- the gltX gene encoding glutamate--tRNA ligase, with protein sequence MSVTVRFCPSPTGTPHVGMVRTALFNWAYAKHTGGKFVFRIEDTDAARDSEESFGQVVEALKWLGLDWDEGIEVGGVNGPYRQSQRGEIYAEVIEKLKAGGHIYESYSTNEEVEARHKAAGRDPKLGYDGYDRDLTDEQKAAFRAEGREPVWRVRMPDEDITFTDLVRGDITFKAGTVPDFVVVRANGQPLYTLVNPVDDALMGITHVLRGEDILSSTPRQIALYEHLKAIGIAEATPEFGHLPYVMGEGNKKLSKRDPESNLFLHRENGFIPEGLINYLALLGWSIGPDRDVFSVKEFTEAFDIHDVLPNPARFDVKKATAINADHIRLLEPGDFRDRLVPYLQAAEVLPESPTDAQLQVLDEAAPLVQTRMKLLGEAPDLLAFLFTSDTDLTMAEDGLKTLKDSAPEVLAASIEVLEGLDEWTTAKLEEVLSVKLVDEMEIKPRLAYGPLRVAVSGRKVSPPLFESMEILGKDSSLTRLKALAAQL encoded by the coding sequence GTGAGCGTCACAGTTCGTTTCTGCCCATCACCCACCGGCACCCCGCACGTCGGCATGGTCCGCACAGCCCTATTCAACTGGGCCTACGCCAAGCACACCGGCGGCAAGTTCGTCTTCCGCATCGAAGACACCGACGCGGCACGTGACTCCGAAGAGAGCTTCGGACAGGTCGTCGAGGCCCTCAAATGGCTGGGCCTGGACTGGGACGAAGGCATCGAGGTCGGCGGCGTCAACGGACCCTACCGCCAGTCGCAGCGCGGCGAGATCTACGCCGAGGTCATCGAGAAGCTCAAGGCCGGCGGCCATATCTACGAGTCGTATTCGACGAACGAAGAAGTCGAAGCCCGTCACAAGGCGGCAGGCCGTGACCCGAAGCTCGGCTACGACGGCTACGACCGCGACCTCACCGACGAGCAGAAGGCCGCCTTCCGCGCCGAGGGGCGCGAACCCGTGTGGCGCGTGCGCATGCCCGATGAGGACATCACCTTCACCGACCTCGTGCGCGGAGACATCACCTTCAAGGCCGGAACCGTGCCCGACTTCGTCGTCGTCCGCGCGAACGGCCAGCCCCTGTACACCCTGGTCAACCCCGTCGACGACGCGCTCATGGGCATCACCCACGTGCTCCGCGGCGAAGACATCCTGTCCTCGACCCCGCGTCAGATCGCTCTCTACGAACACCTCAAGGCCATCGGCATCGCCGAGGCGACCCCCGAATTCGGCCACCTGCCCTACGTCATGGGCGAGGGCAACAAGAAGCTGTCGAAGCGGGACCCCGAATCGAACCTGTTCCTCCACCGCGAGAACGGATTCATCCCCGAGGGGCTCATCAACTACCTCGCGCTGCTCGGCTGGTCCATCGGACCCGACCGCGACGTGTTCAGCGTCAAGGAATTCACCGAGGCTTTCGACATCCACGATGTCCTGCCCAACCCGGCCCGCTTCGACGTGAAGAAGGCCACCGCCATCAACGCCGACCACATCCGCCTCCTCGAGCCGGGTGACTTCCGTGACCGTCTGGTGCCCTACCTCCAGGCCGCCGAGGTGCTCCCGGAGTCCCCGACGGATGCTCAGCTGCAGGTCCTCGACGAGGCGGCACCGCTCGTGCAGACCCGCATGAAGCTGCTCGGCGAAGCTCCCGATCTGCTCGCGTTCCTCTTCACCTCGGACACCGACCTGACCATGGCCGAAGACGGACTGAAGACGCTCAAGGACTCCGCCCCCGAGGTGCTCGCCGCCTCCATCGAGGTCCTCGAAGGACTCGACGAGTGGACGACGGCGAAGCTCGAAGAGGTGCTCTCAGTCAAGCTCGTCGACGAGATGGAGATCAAACCGCGCCTGGCCTACGGACCCCTGCGGGTGGCCGTGTCCGGACGCAAGGTCTCCCCGCCGCTGTTCGAGTCGATGGAGATCCTCGGCAAGGACTCCTCGCTGACGCGCCTCAAGGCACTCGCGGCGCAGCTGTGA
- a CDS encoding fumarylacetoacetate hydrolase family protein, which translates to MRIARFVHQDEPKYGVVEGEVPPITDGSWDTSGLELAVLDSDPFFSPAQSTGERLKIEDVRLVSPILPRSKVIGVGRNFADHAAELGNEVPVSPLTFFKPNTAVIGPGDPIRLPAISEYVSYEAELAVIIGRVAKGVKAENANDHVLGYTAGNDVTLRDIQKADKQWSRAKGFDTSCPLGPWIETELDVDDLNIRSWVDGDIKQDGTTADFIFDIPTLIEHLSETITLLPGDVILTGTPAGVGQIVSGNRVDIAIDGLGVLSNPVMDA; encoded by the coding sequence ATGCGTATCGCCAGATTTGTCCATCAGGACGAGCCCAAATACGGAGTCGTCGAAGGTGAAGTCCCGCCGATCACCGACGGCAGCTGGGACACGTCGGGTCTCGAACTCGCCGTTCTCGACTCCGACCCATTCTTCTCTCCGGCCCAATCGACAGGGGAGAGGCTGAAGATCGAGGATGTGCGTCTGGTCAGCCCCATCCTGCCGCGTTCGAAGGTCATCGGCGTCGGCCGCAACTTCGCCGACCATGCCGCCGAGCTCGGCAATGAAGTGCCGGTGTCCCCCCTGACCTTCTTCAAACCCAACACCGCCGTCATCGGCCCCGGCGACCCCATCCGCCTGCCCGCCATCAGCGAATACGTGAGTTATGAGGCCGAACTCGCCGTCATCATCGGCCGGGTGGCCAAAGGTGTGAAGGCCGAGAACGCCAACGACCACGTCCTCGGCTATACCGCCGGAAACGATGTCACCCTGCGCGACATCCAGAAGGCCGACAAGCAGTGGTCACGGGCGAAGGGCTTCGACACCTCCTGCCCGCTGGGCCCGTGGATCGAAACCGAACTCGACGTCGACGACCTGAATATCCGCTCCTGGGTCGACGGAGACATCAAGCAGGACGGGACCACCGCCGACTTCATCTTCGATATCCCGACCCTCATCGAGCACCTGTCCGAGACGATCACCCTGCTGCCCGGCGATGTCATCCTCACCGGAACCCCGGCTGGCGTCGGCCAGATCGTGTCCGGCAACCGCGTCGACATCGCCATCGACGGGCTCGGTGTCCTGTCGAACCCGGTCATGGACGCCTGA
- the hrpB gene encoding ATP-dependent helicase HrpB, which produces MPDPHVPHTFDLARIGAGLPAAALIEELSLAEAAPFPRVVVEAPPGTGKTTVVPPMIAEHVARFSGGSAGAELPGRIIVTQPRRMAARAAARRLASLTGTRLGEVVGFTVRGESRTTTATRIEFVTTGVLLSRLLRDPELTGVAAVILDEVHERQLDTDLAFAMCRELADLREDLAVVIMSATLDARLWAARLGDGPQAPATLLSVAAETHPLEVRWAPAKERSLDARGVTWDFLDHLAAVTVRALEENVAGDVLVFAPGAREVDEVASRVRRRVGSSTGAEAGTGLEASAGGGSDSAAIEVHTLTGRTPAKEQDAILRPVDPGSTGVGRNRRVIVSTSVAESALTIDGVRIVVDSGLSRGPRLDTRRRMSGLVTMRESKASGTQRSGRAARQGPGVAYRCMSESGWASLPEHTPPEIATSDLTSAVLALATWGGDEALLPDPLPAGPKRQAVDNLVALGAVEVATDASEIEVSDLRVTETGRVIAAIPASVWAARGLLDGAALLDPVRAAEAIAVIESDQRAPGADLSALMRQLRRSRDARFAQDRRRFASIAREFASDGDGGGSGDCGGNSATSLTPEDLGLVTALSYPLQIARLRSASDSDYLLASGTAASLPRDSSLQGSRWLAIAEVGLAGSRAIIRSAVPIDVDTAELAGAGLLHTEESATFESGKVRAVRRSRLGGIELTSTPIQAGPELARRAIAASVRERGAREVLLPSEAFENLRARLGLLRAVVGEPWPEVTWEHLSATLDQWCPDVLDRIAKGSDPARVDLVSALRGLLPWPEAARLDELAPTHITVPSGSAIRLEYSDPDLIEPQAASGADDDSRADDESPTSPQRAEIPSPILAVKLQECFGWTEVPRICDGRVPVTMYLLSPARRPLAVTTDLASFWANAYAHVRAENRGRYPKHPWPEDPFNAPAAKGTKRSGR; this is translated from the coding sequence ATGCCCGATCCGCACGTCCCGCACACCTTCGATCTCGCCCGCATCGGGGCCGGATTGCCCGCCGCCGCGCTCATCGAAGAGCTGAGCCTCGCCGAGGCGGCCCCCTTCCCGCGAGTGGTCGTGGAGGCTCCTCCCGGAACCGGTAAGACCACCGTGGTGCCGCCGATGATCGCCGAGCACGTGGCCCGGTTCTCCGGAGGTTCGGCTGGTGCCGAACTCCCGGGCCGCATCATCGTCACCCAACCGCGGCGGATGGCTGCCCGCGCCGCGGCCAGGCGGCTCGCATCGTTGACGGGGACCCGCCTCGGCGAGGTGGTGGGTTTCACCGTCCGCGGTGAGTCGCGGACGACGACCGCGACGCGCATCGAATTCGTCACCACGGGTGTGCTCCTGTCACGGCTGCTGCGCGATCCGGAACTGACCGGCGTCGCGGCAGTCATCCTCGATGAGGTGCACGAGCGGCAGTTGGATACGGATCTCGCGTTCGCGATGTGCCGGGAGTTGGCAGATCTGCGTGAGGACCTCGCTGTGGTCATCATGTCTGCGACCTTGGATGCGCGACTGTGGGCCGCGCGCCTCGGGGACGGGCCGCAGGCACCGGCGACTCTGCTGTCGGTGGCCGCCGAGACTCATCCCTTGGAGGTCCGGTGGGCACCGGCGAAGGAACGGTCGCTCGATGCGCGAGGTGTGACCTGGGATTTCCTTGATCATCTGGCGGCGGTGACGGTGCGCGCGCTCGAGGAGAACGTCGCCGGGGACGTGCTCGTCTTCGCTCCAGGGGCACGTGAGGTCGACGAGGTGGCCTCCCGGGTGCGGCGTCGTGTGGGCTCGAGCACAGGTGCCGAGGCGGGCACAGGTCTGGAGGCGAGCGCAGGTGGTGGTTCGGATTCTGCTGCGATCGAGGTGCACACTCTCACGGGCCGAACGCCTGCGAAGGAGCAGGATGCGATCCTGCGCCCGGTCGATCCGGGCTCGACCGGCGTGGGGCGGAACCGGCGGGTCATCGTCTCGACGTCGGTGGCCGAATCGGCGCTGACGATCGACGGAGTGCGCATCGTCGTCGATTCCGGGCTCTCCCGGGGGCCGCGCTTGGATACGCGGCGGCGCATGTCGGGGCTGGTGACGATGCGCGAGTCGAAGGCTTCGGGCACGCAGCGTTCCGGCCGTGCCGCTCGGCAGGGACCGGGCGTCGCGTATCGCTGCATGTCAGAGTCCGGTTGGGCGAGCCTGCCCGAGCACACTCCACCCGAAATCGCGACCTCCGATCTCACCTCCGCGGTGTTGGCCCTAGCCACGTGGGGCGGCGACGAGGCCCTCCTGCCCGATCCGCTGCCGGCCGGCCCCAAGCGGCAGGCGGTCGACAATCTTGTGGCTTTGGGGGCCGTGGAGGTGGCCACAGATGCTTCGGAAATTGAAGTCTCGGATCTCCGCGTCACCGAGACCGGGCGGGTGATCGCGGCGATTCCCGCCTCGGTGTGGGCGGCACGCGGCCTCCTCGACGGGGCAGCGCTGCTCGACCCCGTTCGTGCGGCCGAGGCGATCGCCGTCATCGAATCCGATCAGCGGGCTCCCGGCGCCGATCTCTCCGCTCTGATGCGTCAACTGCGGCGCAGCAGAGATGCCCGATTCGCTCAGGACCGCAGACGGTTCGCGTCGATCGCCCGCGAATTCGCCTCGGACGGCGATGGCGGAGGCTCGGGAGACTGCGGCGGCAATTCCGCCACATCTTTGACACCCGAGGATCTCGGACTCGTCACGGCACTGTCGTATCCCCTGCAGATCGCACGGCTGCGCAGTGCTTCGGACTCCGACTATCTGCTGGCTTCGGGCACTGCGGCGAGCCTGCCGCGTGACTCCTCTCTGCAGGGCAGTCGGTGGCTGGCCATCGCCGAGGTGGGTCTGGCCGGTTCGCGTGCGATCATCCGATCTGCCGTGCCCATCGACGTCGATACCGCGGAACTCGCCGGTGCCGGGCTGCTGCACACGGAGGAGTCGGCGACGTTCGAGTCCGGGAAGGTCCGCGCGGTTCGGCGCAGCCGCCTCGGCGGGATCGAACTGACGTCCACCCCGATCCAGGCCGGGCCCGAGCTCGCACGCCGCGCCATCGCCGCATCAGTGCGTGAACGAGGTGCCCGCGAGGTTCTGCTGCCGTCCGAGGCATTCGAGAACCTGCGGGCCAGGCTCGGTCTGCTCCGCGCGGTCGTCGGGGAGCCCTGGCCGGAGGTGACGTGGGAGCACCTGTCCGCCACGCTCGATCAGTGGTGCCCGGATGTGCTCGACCGCATCGCGAAGGGCTCCGACCCTGCCCGGGTCGATCTTGTCTCCGCCCTGCGCGGCCTGCTGCCGTGGCCCGAAGCGGCCCGGCTCGACGAGTTGGCCCCGACCCACATCACAGTGCCCAGCGGATCCGCGATCCGCCTCGAGTACTCAGACCCCGATCTCATCGAGCCGCAGGCCGCGTCCGGAGCGGACGACGACTCCCGAGCCGACGATGAGTCTCCGACCTCACCCCAGCGCGCCGAGATCCCGAGCCCGATCCTCGCGGTCAAACTCCAGGAATGCTTCGGCTGGACCGAAGTGCCGCGCATCTGCGACGGAAGGGTGCCGGTCACCATGTATCTGCTCTCCCCGGCGCGCAGGCCCTTGGCCGTGACGACCGACCTCGCATCGTTCTGGGCGAACGCGTATGCCCATGTCAGAGCCGAGAACCGGGGTCGCTACCCGAAGCACCCGTGGCCGGAGGACCCGTTCAACGCTCCAGCGGCGAAGGGCACAAAGCGCTCGGGCCGCTGA
- a CDS encoding 3-methyladenine DNA glycosylase, whose amino-acid sequence MTSAPSTTTADPIAAATASSAVAPIAAANKRTDEPAGRLGDGVIAASHWRGLRDEHEDRIAERTDAHIERRMRQESHPVEDFLFTYYPFKVGQLKKWHPGPGVRVELAEAADHRYFDRRWYLIDEDRNLAEVDLESWRTDRGDGAKFIASLLSSTLNREANFGCFGIHEWAMVYRLTEEQRRHQQVPLRLSPAETDAVVEGHRIQCSHHDAFRFFTAPARPLNTLQPSREGMVGNEQPGCLHAGMDLYKWAMKISPVADSDLVVDCFDLALDIRTLDMEASPYDLRGWGYGVVAVETAAGKAEYMERQRAFSARAQALRARLLDALAVAGVHPR is encoded by the coding sequence GTGACTTCCGCGCCATCGACCACGACTGCCGACCCGATCGCTGCGGCGACCGCCTCGTCGGCGGTGGCCCCGATCGCTGCGGCGAACAAGCGCACCGACGAACCGGCCGGCCGCCTCGGTGACGGTGTCATTGCCGCCTCTCACTGGCGCGGGCTGCGTGATGAGCACGAAGATCGGATCGCCGAACGCACGGATGCCCATATCGAACGGCGGATGCGGCAGGAGTCCCATCCGGTCGAGGATTTCCTCTTCACCTACTACCCGTTCAAGGTCGGGCAGCTGAAGAAATGGCATCCCGGGCCGGGGGTGCGCGTCGAACTCGCCGAGGCGGCCGATCACCGATATTTCGACCGGCGTTGGTACCTCATCGACGAGGACCGGAATCTCGCCGAGGTGGACCTCGAGTCCTGGCGGACCGATCGTGGGGACGGGGCGAAGTTCATCGCCTCCCTGCTGTCGTCGACGCTGAATCGGGAGGCGAATTTCGGGTGTTTCGGCATTCACGAGTGGGCGATGGTCTACCGACTCACCGAGGAGCAGCGCCGTCATCAGCAGGTGCCGCTGCGTCTGAGCCCCGCCGAGACCGATGCCGTGGTCGAAGGCCACCGCATCCAGTGCTCGCATCATGATGCGTTCCGCTTCTTCACCGCACCGGCCCGGCCGCTCAACACCCTGCAGCCGAGCCGTGAGGGCATGGTCGGCAACGAGCAGCCCGGGTGTCTGCATGCGGGGATGGATCTGTACAAGTGGGCGATGAAGATCTCACCGGTCGCCGATTCGGACCTCGTCGTCGACTGCTTCGATCTGGCCCTCGATATCCGCACTCTGGACATGGAGGCCTCTCCCTATGACCTGCGCGGATGGGGCTACGGGGTCGTCGCCGTCGAGACCGCGGCGGGCAAGGCCGAGTACATGGAGCGGCAACGCGCGTTTTCGGCCAGGGCGCAGGCGCTGCGGGCTCGACTGCTCGATGCTTTGGCAGTCGCCGGAGTTCATCCGCGCTGA
- a CDS encoding alcohol dehydrogenase catalytic domain-containing protein, giving the protein MRAIVFDQFSVRPRLQEIPAPTAPDAGVVIDVEATGVCRSDHHAWSGHDSTITLPHVPGHELVGRVASAGVGVEQFRPGQRVTVPFVCGCGSCRWCISGNAQVCPDQTQPGFTHFGSWAERVVIHNADANLVAVPEDLPAAAVVGLGCRFATAFHGLRVRARLAADETVAVFGCGGVGLSAIMIARALGATVVAVDVSDAALESAREFGAARTVNARDLSPEELSAEVVAQFASTDPDGVAVTVDALGREDTIRAAIGALAPLGRHVQIGLLPDQPVVDLPRVIALELSVLGSHGMAAAEYPELVDLVVQGRLRPQDLVTTVIGLDEAPAAMEAMGSPAAAAGMTIIDLAR; this is encoded by the coding sequence ATGCGCGCCATCGTCTTCGATCAGTTCTCCGTCCGCCCTCGGCTGCAGGAGATTCCCGCTCCCACTGCCCCCGATGCCGGCGTCGTCATCGACGTCGAAGCCACCGGGGTGTGCCGCAGCGATCATCACGCGTGGTCCGGCCACGATTCGACGATCACTCTCCCCCACGTACCCGGGCATGAACTGGTGGGTCGGGTCGCCTCGGCGGGGGTCGGTGTGGAGCAGTTCCGCCCCGGCCAGCGGGTGACCGTTCCTTTTGTGTGCGGGTGCGGGAGCTGCCGGTGGTGCATTTCGGGCAATGCGCAGGTGTGCCCCGATCAGACGCAGCCGGGATTCACGCATTTCGGGTCGTGGGCGGAGCGGGTCGTCATCCACAATGCCGATGCGAACCTCGTGGCCGTGCCCGAGGATCTGCCTGCCGCGGCCGTCGTCGGTCTCGGGTGCCGATTCGCCACGGCCTTCCACGGTCTGCGCGTACGGGCTCGGCTTGCCGCGGACGAGACGGTCGCCGTGTTCGGCTGCGGCGGGGTGGGACTGTCTGCGATCATGATCGCCCGTGCCCTCGGTGCGACGGTCGTGGCCGTCGACGTCAGCGATGCGGCCTTGGAGTCCGCCCGTGAGTTCGGTGCCGCGCGGACCGTCAACGCTCGCGATCTCAGTCCCGAGGAGCTGAGCGCCGAGGTGGTCGCGCAGTTCGCGTCGACCGATCCTGACGGGGTGGCCGTGACCGTCGATGCGCTGGGCCGGGAGGACACGATCCGGGCGGCGATCGGAGCTCTGGCACCCTTGGGCCGGCACGTGCAGATCGGTCTGCTGCCCGACCAACCGGTCGTCGACCTGCCGCGGGTGATCGCGCTCGAACTCAGCGTGCTCGGCTCGCACGGAATGGCCGCGGCCGAGTACCCGGAGCTCGTCGACCTCGTCGTGCAGGGACGGCTGCGCCCGCAGGATCTCGTCACCACTGTCATCGGACTCGACGAGGCACCGGCGGCGATGGAGGCCATGGGCTCCCCCGCCGCTGCGGCGGGGATGACGATCATCGACCTGGCGCGGTGA
- a CDS encoding HIT domain-containing protein: MSSDCIFCQIVAGDAPSAPIAETAATLAFMDIQPGSDGHLLVVPKRHSTDLRDIPADDLAAVALESQRIAKHAYSAWDADGVNLLNCCGADAWQSVFHFHMHVIPRYRDKGKDRLRLPFEPGVRGDQELIGSLAASMRESLDAE; this comes from the coding sequence ATGAGCAGCGACTGCATCTTCTGTCAGATCGTCGCAGGTGACGCGCCGAGTGCGCCGATCGCCGAGACCGCAGCGACGTTGGCGTTCATGGACATCCAGCCAGGGTCGGACGGGCATCTGCTCGTCGTGCCGAAACGGCACAGCACTGATCTGCGGGACATCCCGGCAGACGACCTGGCGGCGGTGGCGCTCGAGTCTCAGCGCATCGCCAAGCACGCCTATTCGGCGTGGGATGCGGACGGCGTCAATCTCCTCAACTGCTGCGGTGCCGATGCCTGGCAGTCGGTCTTCCACTTCCACATGCATGTGATTCCGCGCTACCGGGACAAGGGCAAGGACCGCCTGCGGCTACCGTTCGAACCCGGCGTCCGCGGGGATCAAGAGCTCATCGGCTCCCTGGCCGCGAGCATGCGGGAGTCGCTCGACGCGGAGTGA
- the thyX gene encoding FAD-dependent thymidylate synthase: MRQVEPSVELLAKPDIDWEAMRTYLDEVGGTSWADRVEDAESPDAEDLLEFSGRMCYRSWEPGLNPNVSRVRTDSAQYLGNVVKSQHGSVLEHANFTFVLHNVSRVLTHELIRHRAGSAFSQESLRYVRLTDIPFWFPEWAREDPELMERSLQVLDTLEEHQKWMAEHFELDEEGTKFSHKKHMTSFMRRFAPEGLATGIVYTANLRSLRHVIEMRTAKGAEEEIRLIFNKIGEVMREEAPAVFADYEVVDGEWIPGTRKA; the protein is encoded by the coding sequence ATGCGCCAGGTCGAACCGTCCGTTGAACTGCTCGCCAAGCCCGATATCGATTGGGAAGCGATGAGGACTTACCTCGATGAGGTGGGCGGAACTTCCTGGGCCGATCGCGTCGAGGATGCGGAATCTCCCGACGCCGAGGATCTCCTCGAGTTCTCCGGACGCATGTGCTACCGCTCGTGGGAGCCGGGCCTCAACCCGAACGTCTCTCGCGTGCGCACCGATTCCGCGCAGTACCTCGGCAATGTCGTGAAGTCCCAGCACGGATCCGTTCTCGAACACGCGAACTTCACCTTCGTCCTCCACAACGTCTCGCGCGTGCTCACCCACGAGCTCATCCGCCACCGCGCGGGGTCGGCGTTCTCGCAGGAATCGCTGCGTTACGTCCGCCTCACCGACATCCCGTTCTGGTTCCCCGAGTGGGCACGCGAAGACCCCGAACTCATGGAACGCAGCCTCCAGGTCCTCGACACCCTCGAGGAGCACCAGAAGTGGATGGCCGAGCACTTCGAGCTCGACGAGGAGGGTACGAAGTTCTCGCACAAGAAGCACATGACCTCGTTCATGCGCCGCTTCGCCCCCGAGGGACTGGCTACCGGCATCGTCTACACCGCGAACCTGCGTTCTCTGCGCCACGTCATCGAGATGCGAACTGCGAAGGGCGCCGAAGAGGAGATCCGCCTCATCTTCAACAAGATCGGTGAAGTCATGCGCGAGGAGGCTCCGGCGGTCTTCGCCGACTACGAAGTCGTCGACGGAGAATGGATCCCCGGCACCCGCAAGGCCTGA
- a CDS encoding peptidase E has product MDAPGAVTAGPGPIAAAVEPFRGTIVALGGGGFSMSETGESAIDDELLQMASRRSTASDLPNVCFVPTASGDSRDYIDRFEAAFGGRAQTHVLSLFGQAPWDYQDPAMLLDMDLIYVGGGSTANLLSLWRRHGVDQRMREAAAGGTILAGISAGANCWFEASSTDSFGPLAPLDDGLGFLQGSACPHLHGEPGREASFRKWIADGILPGPGTAIDDHAAVVYVDGRATSVMVESDGAAAYSVDEHGRLRALNEYARPRAAEE; this is encoded by the coding sequence GTGGACGCACCGGGTGCCGTGACGGCGGGCCCCGGCCCGATCGCCGCGGCGGTCGAACCGTTCCGCGGCACGATCGTCGCCCTCGGCGGCGGTGGGTTCTCGATGTCCGAGACCGGGGAATCGGCCATTGATGACGAACTTCTGCAGATGGCGAGTCGGCGAAGCACCGCATCCGATCTCCCAAATGTCTGCTTCGTCCCGACGGCATCCGGCGACAGCCGCGATTACATCGACAGGTTCGAAGCGGCTTTCGGAGGACGAGCCCAGACCCATGTCCTCTCCCTGTTCGGGCAGGCTCCGTGGGACTACCAAGATCCGGCGATGCTGCTCGACATGGACCTCATCTACGTCGGCGGCGGCTCGACGGCGAACCTGCTCAGCCTCTGGCGGCGGCACGGCGTCGACCAACGGATGAGAGAAGCGGCTGCCGGCGGCACGATCCTCGCCGGCATCAGCGCCGGAGCGAACTGCTGGTTCGAGGCATCCTCGACGGACTCGTTCGGTCCGCTGGCCCCGCTGGACGATGGGCTCGGATTTCTGCAGGGGAGTGCCTGCCCGCATCTCCACGGCGAACCCGGCCGGGAAGCCTCCTTCCGGAAATGGATCGCCGACGGCATCCTGCCGGGCCCGGGAACCGCCATCGACGACCATGCCGCGGTCGTCTACGTTGACGGCAGAGCCACCTCGGTGATGGTGGAATCCGACGGCGCAGCCGCGTATTCGGTCGACGAACACGGCCGACTCCGGGCCTTGAACGAATACGCACGGCCGCGGGCCGCCGAGGAATGA